CTGACACACTTTCACGATCTCATCCATTTTGGCCATAGCACCACACATTTGTACCAATAGCACAGCTTTGGTCTTAGGTGTAATGCAGGCTTTAATACCTTCTGGTGAAAGGTTTAAGGTTTCGTCAATCTCAGCAAATACAGGGATAGCACCTAACCACAACACAGCTTCAACAGTAGCAATAAAGGTGAAAGGAGGCACAATTACTTCATCATTATAACCCACTCCGCATGCAGCCAGTGCACATACAACGGCAGCACTTCCATTACTTACAGCATGTGCATATTTTGCTCCCACAAAATCAGCCACTGACTTTTCAAAATCACGGGCTTTCCAGTGTCCTTTACGCTCTGCATCATGGTTGTAGCGAAACATTACACCAGTTTCCAGTACATCCATTACTTCGCGGCGTTCTTCTTCGCCAAAAAACTCTATTCCAGGCATAATAAAATCAGTTTTAAAGTTCTTAGTTCACAGTTAAGAGGTTGTCTTAGCTATTTTATAAAGACTACAAAATATGGTTATTGAGTCTCTTTTAAAAAATAAGTCAGACATCCTTTAGGGGTACAAAGGAACGACTTAACCCAGAGAAAAACAAAAATGCAGCCAGTACATGTCGGTTATTCTATTATTGCATGGTAAAACGCCTTTTCAACAGCTTGTCACACACAACACTAAAACACTGATAATCAGCCACTACCACACTTCTGATTATACCAAAAACCTATTGCTAGCCAACGTAATTTTTTGTATATTTAAGGTAACAAAACTATGTAATAAACCATTTTACACGTCTTATCTATATGCCTCGTTATCACAGCAATACAATAGCCATTCGCAAATACAGATCTGAGTATTATCGTTTGAGAAAGCAGGAAGCCCGTATGAATCATGAACTGTTTCGTATGAAAAACCGCATCAAGCACTTAGCGGAAGATGAGAAGCAATCCATTGCCAACCATACTCTTCTCACAAAGTTGTTAGCTCATGCCGAACAACAAAAGGCGGAACTGGAAGCTCAACCTGCCTCCAAAGAACGTGATAAGCAACTCAAGAAAGCGGAAAAAGACTTGAAGGATGTTCGTGTCAAATACAAACGCACTGATCTTCATCTGGCTGTGATTGACCAGAAGAAAGACAAGGATAATGCAGCTAAATATATCCTCAAAGAAGCCAAACGCGATGATGTGACAATCCGTATTGAGGCAGCCTATGAGGCATGGCAAAAATTTGAGCAGCTCGAACAACAGGAAAATGCTGATTTTGAAGCGTATGTATTGCAGCAACAAGCACAAGTGACTATGGAGGTGAAATCTTTGACTCAGGAAGTACCTTATTTACCGAAAACTCCTCTATCTGAAGTTCAGACATCTGCCCGGTTTATAGCATATGTTTATCCAGCTAAAACACAGCGGTTAGTAGCTGAACATTATCAAACCTGTGCCTATCAACACCATAAACAGGAACAAATCTGTGATTCTTTTGTAATGACTCCAAACTCAGGGGAGGTTATACAAAAAGGAAATACACTAATTCCTAACAATTCCTTTACATAGCGGTCTTCAGATAATCAATCTGTTCTGAAATACTTTCTTGTTCCCGGCAAATACCTATTTATCGGGTGGTTATCTTATTTTATATTAGCCAGGAAAATAAGAAACTACCTATGCGATTTATTACCTGCCTAACCCTGTTTATTTTTCTAAGTACACCTCTATCTGCTCAGCAATGGAATAAAGCTGAGACCTATCAGTTATTAAATCAATTGCACCAATCAGAAGTGATCTCTAAGGAAGGTATAGATTATTTTTACAAGTCTTTTTCTGGAGAGAATGATTTACAAAAAGCGTATCTGGAAGTATACAAACCCAAAATGTATTTTAGTTTTGAAGGTGATTCTATTAAACAAGATACTATATTTAAGCTTTCTTCTACAGACCTGCTCTTCCATTTTGGCTTTATTACAACGATAATAAATCCCCAAAAAGATGATTTCAATCTGGTAAATGGGAAGAAAACAGAAATTGAACGATTTATACGAAAGTGTAAAAATCTGGTTGGCCCTGTCTGGCATAATTCATTGTTTCCTCAAAATACTCCCGCTCCAATTGATAAAGATCTGTCAATTAAACAACTAAGATTCAGCGCACATGCATTAAATGACACCCTGTACAAATGCCATATCTTTGATCAAAAGGTCTATCAGGATGTCAAATCATGGATCGAAACCAACGAATTTATAGATCGTAGCACTATTTTTAACTCTTTGTTTGTTAAAGCAGCCATGCAAAACAGTTTCTATGAAGACTATGAACAAAGTAAACAAGAACAACTTGCCTATATGGATACACTACAGATGGCAGGTATCCTTTCTGAATCAGGTCTGCAAACGTTGAAGCAATCCTATAAGCCCTATACACTATTGGGACCTTCTGAAATTTTAACTCATTGTAAGCGAGCATTTGTACTGGACTTTAAGACTCTACCAAAGGATAACTTACGGGCACTTCTACAAGTGTATACTATGATTCGAGAATCTCTGTTACCAGAGTTTGGCTTTACCTATCAGAAAACCTTTGATGAAACGTTTAAGGATGAAGAATATGGTGGAGACTATACCCAAACATTCCTCGACTTTACTGTCAATAAAACATCTTATCAACAAAGGCTATCTTTCACACCTAGGATGGCTTTGAATCGATCTGTTGACTATATTGTAATGGATTGGTTACAAAGTGGTAGCTTTCAAATTGTAAATGACTTTTTGAAAGACCAGATTAGCTCGTTGAGATTATTTGTCATTGATGACAAAGACCGACTGCAACTAAAGATTGGTACCCGCATTGGTTTTATACTTATGGATAGTATTCAGGTTCGTGCTTTTGACAAGGCATTTCCCATGAGTATCGGGCTTCCAATAGACCATGCGTTATCTGCAATTTTTGATAATACATACAACCGAACAGGTCTCACCAAAATGATTCATGAATATGAATCGATTGGTATTATTCCAACATATACTAAAGATTCGTTAGCTATTTTATTAACTAAAATGGTTCGGGATAATGTGAGTACCAAAGAAGATATACTTACCTATCTGCCCAACATAGTAGCACATACAGATTATCATGAATTCATTTATGATGGAATGGAAGAAGAACCTAAAAATGTATATCAAAAATTCCTACACCATTTACAGCATATCTCTCAAAATAGCTTTACCCCTACAAACATTGTTGAAAAGCAGACAAAAAAAGGAAGAAATAAAATCTCTTATGAATACGGATTTAATCTAACGTGAGTTCTGGATTAGGGAAAAGCTAAAGGATTGAAAAATAGCTAGTTTTGCATTGTCTAGATGTAAAACCTAACTAACTCAATCCTTTATGCAAGCCCAAATTAGTGAAAATAAACTAATCGAACTCTTTATTGAGGTGGATGATTTAGCTATTGCTTTCCAATCCTATCAAAATAACCATCAGGTAGGTAAAATGCGTAAACCTACTCGCACTCCGGCTTTGACTCGATCGGAAATTTGTACCATTCTGGTCGCTTATTATCTATCCGGGTATAAATGTTTTGAGTATTTTTATCGCCATCAGATTTTATCACAGTATCGTTCTTATTTTCCTAAGGCACCTTCCTATTCCCGTTTTGTAGCCTTGATTGAGCGTGCCTACCCTTTAGTATATGTGTGGTCATTACATACCTGTCTGAAAGCTAGCCGAAGTGGTTTGTACTTTATTGATTCGAAGAGAATCCCTGTTTGTCACATTAAACGTCAACATTCTCATAAAGTCTTTGCCCATACAGCTCGAAAAGGGAAATCCTCGTTAGGCTGGTTTTACGGATTTAAGTTACATTTAGTCATTAATGCCTATGGACAGATTGTCAATTATAGCTTTACTACAGGCAATGTGGCTGATAACAATGGGCAACTGCTGCAAAAATTGTTAAAGGGCCTAGAAGGTCTTTGTGTAGGGGACAAAGGCTATCACACCCGTTTATTTGACTATTTTTACAGTCAAGGATTACAACTACTGGTCAAACCAAAGAAGAAATCCATACCAAAGGCTATCTCATTGTTGGCTCATCAGCTCTATCTGAAAAAGAGAGCTTTAATCGAGTCTGTCAATGAGTTGTTAATCTCTATTTGTAATGTAGAACATACCCGTCATCGGAAGGTGGAAAATGCCTTCATCAATATGATGGCTTCTTTGATTGCCTATCAATCATTAGAACAGAAACCTTGTATTTTTGTCGCTAACACACAACACCCATACGCAATGGCTGCTTAAACTAATCCAGAATTCACGTTAATCTAAATGGCAAAACCTATACTCAAAAAATGAGTGATATCTATTCCTTCCTCTGGGAAGGAGAATTTATTCAGTTAGTCAATCAGGCATTAAAAGATGCAAAAGGCTCTTTTTATTCAATAGGCTATTCTTCCAACAAAAATTTCATCTTTTTAACACCTGAGCAATATCAGTATTTAAAAACAGCTCAACCTGAACTCTTTCCAGAGCATTATCAAAAAGACTAATCACTCTGCTGTCCTATAACTTTTCAGAAATAAAGTTTTAGAGAAAAAATCTTATTTCTCGTCGTTCTTACTTTCCTTTTCTTCTTCGTAAGTATTTCATAACAAAACCAGCGGCATTTGGATTTAGAGTGTATTTTTCTCTCAGAAAGTAAACGCAACTCTATTTGTCACACGTGTCCCGACAACGGCGGGAAGATTCTTACAGAAGGACAGAGGAAGGAGAATTCTTTCAGAAGAACAGGAAAAGCAATTCTTTCAGAAGGATAAAAAAGGAGTTGCTCTTCTAAGAGGGTATTTTTCCTTTATTTACAGTAGCCTTTTCCAGAAAAGTTATTAGAGTAGGATAAGGGAGTACTCTTTAGTGGAGTATGCACTCCATATAGGTAATCTGAAAGATACGGAGTATCTTTTGCCAGTTTAAGTACCTATTCCCATGATAAAAGATTTTGATTCGTTGGAAAGTCAGCTTGCAGATGCTATCGATTCCTATGATTTGTCTGCTATTGTACATATATCCCAGCAACTTCCGGCAGATGCTCCTGAAGACTGGAGGCTGTATGTACTGGAATCAGGCTTTCTGGTTCTGCTTTCCTATCTTGAGTACGATCAGATGTGTGGCAAGCTAAGTGATGGAGGCCTCGACTATATGGATGAAGTTATTGAAGAGGCAGAGAAGTTTTATGGCTCTCCTTTGACATTTCAACGGGCTCAAGTGTTATACCAACGTTATGAGGAATTTAAATCTACAGATACAACACTCGCACAGGTATACCTCCGGCAGGCTATTGCCGAACTGACAGATGAGTTACAAGTTCACCCAGATAACTCATTAGCCAGATCCCTTAGAGCCCGGTTATACGATCAACAGGCGCAGTTGGATGTAGAGAATGCGTATACATACTGGAAGTCCGCATTGGATGATATCAATAGGCTAGAAGAATCCATAGAACTAAAACTGTGGATTCTTTATCATTCCTGGGAGAAACCAAATCCCTCTTTACTAAAGGCACAAGAACTTGCACAGAAACAGTTTGAAGTAAAGATTGAATATCAATTAACGATGAATCCGGATCTGATCTGGCAGTTATTGGAAGGAGGCATACGCATTTTAGAAGGGAAAGACATGCCAGAACTGAAAGAGGCTGTATCGATGTGGCTCGACCAGTCTCTGGATTGGTATAACCCTCAGGCAAAACCTTCTGTATTACGCAGTGCAGGTTTACTTCTGAGTGGTCAGGGTAAGAAACACCAACAGGTAGATTACCTGGATAAGGCAGCTGAATGTTTTGAACAATTTATCCAGAAAGAACCTGCCCATGCTATGGAGGTATACTATCTGGCAGAAGTCTGGAAAAGCTATGCAGACATCCTCGACAAACAAGGCGAGTCAGGACTGAAGTATATTGCCAAAGCATGGCTTGTCTATCGGGAGCATGAAGAGATTGTGAAGATCAACCTCTCTCCATTGTTTCATTATGCGGAGTTTATGGAACAATTGTATTACCGAAATGATTTTCCTAACAGACCGTCTGCAGAGGAAGTCCTGTCGCTGGCTGAAGAAGTGGAAGAGGCAGGTAATGGTCATTATAGCGGTCCGGGAATGATTCAGGTACGGATGGCGCTAGTTCACAAGGATATTGATACCGCATTATATCATCTTAATCGCCTGCTGTTACGATTTGAGTTATTAATTGATAATCAGATCAAAACCATGTATCAAACCCTACCTAAACAGGCACCCGAAATTCTGACTGATTTTCTAAA
This genomic stretch from Xanthocytophaga agilis harbors:
- a CDS encoding IS982 family transposase encodes the protein MQAQISENKLIELFIEVDDLAIAFQSYQNNHQVGKMRKPTRTPALTRSEICTILVAYYLSGYKCFEYFYRHQILSQYRSYFPKAPSYSRFVALIERAYPLVYVWSLHTCLKASRSGLYFIDSKRIPVCHIKRQHSHKVFAHTARKGKSSLGWFYGFKLHLVINAYGQIVNYSFTTGNVADNNGQLLQKLLKGLEGLCVGDKGYHTRLFDYFYSQGLQLLVKPKKKSIPKAISLLAHQLYLKKRALIESVNELLISICNVEHTRHRKVENAFINMMASLIAYQSLEQKPCIFVANTQHPYAMAA